The genomic stretch TCATCGATCGATGCAACCACAACATCTGGCGCGGTACTAATTTCACCTTCGTCGTCGGAATCCCGCAGATCCAGGAAACAAAGCCTAAGCCTTTTTGGCGTCTGCTTCGCCAAGCCAGTGATCTGCTGCACGAGGTGCACGCTGACCATGGTAATGTTTCCGAGATTCTGGGCAGCTGCTGGCGCTCCGATTTTAGCACCAAAGCCAGGCTTCGAAAGCGCGTTTCAGAGTCATTTGGATCGGGGGGCCCGGTATTGCGGTAACTTCATTTCCTGGTATTCGGCACAAGTCGTGGAGCGAGTTGTTCAAACTAGTACGCACATCTCATACACACCGCTTTCACCACAAAAGCCTCGTGCATCTCAACATCAACAAGGCAATTGACGGCGGTGACTCAAGTTTGTGTGTGCGTGGGCCCTTGTTGCGTTGTAAAGTATGCCCGACAGACCTCGGGAAGTTTACTATTGAACAACACACAAAATGACTCTCCTCTTCGGGAGTCCGCGCTAGTAAGGTGTACCCCATGGGGCGTCTCGAGTCAAAAAACCACCGACATGACTCCTCATGCCGGCTGACTGTATCCAACACAGGGTGTACAGTTCAGATTAAAATCCATGTCCGTGGCTCGATGAAATCTCACACAAATCTCACACTAGGAGAATAATCACAGTTCTTGCAGCCATTACCCTTGAAACTGCGAAGAAAATATGAGCGACTGCTAGCGACCAGGGTAAGCCGAGATGATGAGCCCCCCTCCACCCCACATCACAAAGCATAGCACAAGATTACGATGGTGATAAAGATCAACACGAATTTTGCTGACCATGACACCAAAATAGCAGCAGCAGTTCCCCCCCTGCTGACCTCGACGCCCCCGTATTAAGGCTTTCACTTACGACCGCCCTAGCCGAAACCATCACTAAGTGCCGAATTTAAATGTGCCGACGACCGCATTCGTATAAACTGCCTCAGTTGTCTGGTCGCCAAATTTACGGCGGTCCGATGGCGGCTGCGAGACTGCAAATGTGCTGTGAAATTGGCTACTGTGCAGGTGTGTCTGCAAGAAATGTTCCTTGTGGAAGGTGAAAAGCCGCTGTTTCATATAAGGGGAAATGATCACGCGACTATGTAGCTCGAATTAGTCAAATACGATGGGGCACAGTATGCGGATTGGTTAATATTGCTTGGGGCCGAGTTTGGAGACGATCAAGTATGCTGGTGTGAAAGTTGAACTAAGGAAACCAGAGCACAATGTTGCTTTTATGCGGGTAATGACCAGGAAGCCGGAGACATGGTAGTAGAGAGGCGCGCTTTGAAAAATCGAATTGCTGGATAGTAGAGATTTTATAAGAAAACAAAAGCCGGTTGATCAAAAGTACAACATCAATAAAGTAAGAGGGTAATTGAAAAGGCAGGGGTTTCCAGCCAAAACAGCACATCAAGTTTTCATAGTTCATCTTTTGCAAACTCTTCCCACAACATCGGAAACTCGGTCTCTTCATTTTAGTATAATCAACAGACAAGACCGCAACTCGGTCATCGAAGGTCAGGCTGAGAATTTAGAACGCAGAAACACACTGGTAGAAAGGTAGAGTACTGCCTCCAGCAAAGAAGATATTTTTATAGCCCCCTTGGCCACCATCATGCCCCAGTCCATGAGCCTCTCCTCACTCAATATTGTGTGTCAAAGTGGTGTTTTGACACAACAAAACATTCCAAACATCGACCGGTTTCGCCGAATTTTTAGAAACGTACACCGCTCGACGACTCATTCACCTTCACCTTTGTCAATTTCATTTCGATATCCCAGAATTTTACAAAGCGGCAACATCCAGGTTCAATTCCATGAGTTTAATAGAAATACATCAAGTTTTAATAAGAGGACACGAACAGCGACATTTCATGGTTTACTCCAATCTTTTTTAATTAAGAAAGTTTATAAAACTGGGTGTGTGTACAAGTTGATTTTCAAATAGAAGAGGGGGGAACGGCGAGGATAAAACATACATGCCCAGCAGGAATTTTTGAATAAATGGCAGAAATTTCGTAGTaagagaaagaaggaagaagaggatcCAGAGAGGAGGTATTTATACACAGACCCATAGAGCCCGCAACAACCTCATTTGACAACACGTAAATTGGTTTAGTTATGAGACCAGGCATTATGTTTTTATAGTTTGCTACTCGTTGCTGCCCATGGGCGTTGCCACGGGCTTTTTTTGTCTCGCCTCATACAGGCTCTAGAAGACCGTTTATTTATGTAAATTTTGGAACGGGGAAGGACTCACATATACAATAACGATGTGGCTTTAGTATCTCATATTTATGGAAACATTATCTTTTAGTAAGTTTTGAGTTTGTGAATAAAGGCagaagagagaaagaggGCGGTCTTTCATGCATCCACTCGAACGAGGTTTTAGAAACAGCAGAAGAACAAGGAAGCAAGGTCAATTACGTCAAGCTCGTGGATTTAGATATAGAGAGAGATTATGCAGGGGAACGCCATTCCATATAGTGAGTgtattggaacaaggtccctctagtagtatgactactatggataaccgaatgggaggagggacaaggcggggtggctgcaacgtattgtattgactatcgtGTTATTTGTCCTCCTCTCAGGCTGTTGTGGTGGATGCcattgcccaccgggcagtgcctgccacaccagcacatcatgtgacccccaagcaccttctacctggactgaacccagatattctcaacagaGTGTATGTTTTTAAAAACAGAGAAGAGCCAGGAGGAGAGATATGTTATCAAGCAAAGTGTTTTCATATATTTAGGGCAATATCTTCATATGTGAAGCTGCCATAAGGGAGTTTTTGTTTTCGAGGAAAGAGCTGTTGTGCGAAGAGGAGACATGAACGGGTCTGTTCCCGATTTGAGTAATCAAGTAGTAATTTTGTGAGAAGGATAGAGTGTGTAAAGAGTCGGGGAGAGGTGAATTTATACCCCAAGGGACCGCGCTAGCAGTAGAGATTTTAGTAAGAAGCGAAAAGAGGAATCATCGGGTTTCTTGTGCTACGTTATTACCAGGCTCTTCGTGGCATATGTGCTGTTTATTGTAGTAGAATGGTTGGTCTCCATCGTACCATTTCTGCACTTTTTCCAAGAGACACGGAACGCCCGAAGAGATATTTTTACGCACCCAAGTCCCAGAAATGCCCACATGAGTCATGACTGCGGCGTCTTTTATAGATAACACCTGGAATAGAACTCCAAAGAGACATGAACTTCGTAAACGCGATCTTTGAAAGAAGAAAGGAGAAAAAGTCATTCAATTGCTGTATGCTACTTTCGATAAATACCGAAAGCGCATACGTTCTCCACCAACACAGTATTTTTAGGTGCAGGAGAGGAGTTACATGCTCATTTTCTATTTCCATTTTAGTGAACACGCGGAAGCAGACACATGTCCAGTGGGCCAGCAATTTtagaaggaggagaaggaaaGGGCATATTTCGTTCATAGTCTCATTTTAGGTAGAAGACGCAGAAGCGGACATATGTGTCAAGCTTCCGTAATTTTAGAGAAAGAGTAAAGGAGAGGTGCATAAGTGCCATTGGTACGCTATTTTAGAGGGACagagaagaaagaagaaggcagAAGAAAGGATATTTGAAGTATGATGGGGTTTTTTCGCACATAGAGTTTTGGGTGAATATGAAGTATGtaaagaagagagaagaggagggaGGACGGCGTGTGGTATATATACACCAGAGAGGAGGCCAGTGCTTATGTCTAGGTGCCCTACCGATTCTTGAATTCGGGAATGTTAGGTGCTCCAGGCATTCGAGCACTAGGTACGCATTTCTGATCTCACGCCTCTCATGTAGTTGACTAGTTGACCCTTTAGGTCATACCAATAGTTTTTGGATGTATGTAAGAGTAAAAGTTAGACCGGTAAAAGTTTTTGAAAAGCCCGGAGACGCAGAGACAGTCCATGAGCTGGGGGCTTCTGGATTTTGAGTCGAACATTCGATCTCCGACTTCAGGTTTTCAATGTTTTAGATATTCAGAAAGGTCGTTCATCCCGGGGAGTTTTTGTAATTTTTGAGAAGCTAGCGTCCGCCTCGTATACTAAGTATCTCCACAACTTTCAGCAAAACATCGATTGCTGACGAGTATCTTTGAAGAAATTCCCAGGAACAGTGATTTTAGAAAGTACCGGAAAAGACGAGCGACCATCATCACGTTCGTATGGGGGGGGGGGTTTGAGAAGACAGGGTAAAGAGAAAGCTCATCGGAACACGACGACGGCGTTTTTGAGAAGAAAGTGCAGAAGTTTGTAATTCTGTGagagaaagaaagaaagatAGTAGGCAGGAGGGGTGTTTATATACCCACACAACGCCAAGCGCTAGGACAAAAAACCTCGCCCTTTACTTTTAGAAATCCGGAAGGCCGGCAGAAGACATCCAGCATTGGTAAATCGATTTCGAACACACATGCCGCAGCAGTGTCATTTTTATATGCAGCAAACCCGAGAAACCCCACAGTCCATAGTATTCTTCATCTTCTGTTTTTAATTCCGTATTTTGTAGAAACTCTCTCTCCTCTCTCATACACAAGCGGTCAGTCTTTTTTCAACTCCGCATTGTTTCGGAACTATCACTCTTTTTTTCACATACACAAACGGTCAGTCTTTTTGAATACCCAGATTGTTTAAAAGACTCGGCAGGGAAGACGCAGACAGATCATGTAGAACCCCTTTTATGGCTTTGGTCACACACCATACACTGTATTATCGGGGGGATGGCGCAGTGGTAAAGCGCCTGGTATTCCTTTACCGCACTCCAAATTTGCAGTGTAGTAGAGGTCGAAGGTTCGAATCCTTCTCCTCTCACCGCCACTTGTGGCTTTACCAAAAAATATCGAACGGCTTACTCCAACTCGCAAATTTTCACCTACCCCTGCAAACCTAAGCGACAGGTTATAGCCGCAGTACACCCGAGCCACGCACTGCTACGACTACAAACACTACGCTAAGCTTGTTACAACCCTACGCCTCGTTCAAGATCCCATGGCTTTTTCCCCTTTGAGGTTTTTTCAGACTTAGGAACACGAGGAAAGCGttgcaaaaagagataggttgaagagaaggaaaaaCAGGCAGCTATAATAGGGTTTtactttctctcctcccctGTAATAGCTAGGACATGCCTAAACTACATTAGTCAAACATAACCAACGAACATCAAAGGAGAGATAAAAATAGCTAGAATGGCATCTGCcaccgtcctacatagtctctgactgatAAAGGACGCTAATGGattacatacatacatacatacacTGTATTATCTCGTTTTTCTGAAAAAAGGGAGGAGACGGACATATTTTGGGCTTCTTCAAGGTTTTTAGAAATAGAAGGAGGAAAGGTACTCAGTGGATTTTATAAATAGGAGGGAAAGAGAGGAGACGGACATCACGTCTGTGTTGGGGCGATTTTAGAAAAAGAAGGGAGAAAGTAGAGAAACGCATATGTCCTTGAATCGGTAGGTTTTAAGAATAGAAGGGAGGAAGCGCAGAAACAGACATCGAGCGCATACCCGTAGATTTTCAAAAATAGAGGGAAGAGAGTGCAGAACACAAACATTCATAGTGCCCACCCGATTTTTAATAAATAGTAGGAAGAAAGAGCAGAGACACACACATCACAGTTTCCCATGTGTTTTTGGAAATAAACAGGAAGAAAATGTGGTAAAGAAGAGACAGAGAAAGTCCACAGCAGGAGATATTTATACCCCAACGCCGGCGCTACCTTTCCTACATTCGTTAGTTCGCTGCTGATTTTTAATAAACTCTCTCAGCAGAAGCATGAGCTGTGTTCCTGTGTTGTTCGTTTTTTTCAATCAAGCGAAGCCGCCAGCTTCCAACTTGGCGGTTGATGGCAACGATCTTTTAAATTCTCTACAGCAACGACACATACACCCTCTACTCAGTATTTTTTGAAAAGAGGTCACCACACTATATCGCTGAATGGCTGTAATTTTAGAAGGGACAAAAGGGGAAAGGCAGTCAAACTCATCACAGACTTCTGCCTCTCGTTTTAGACTTATACCATAGATTTTAGAAATGTGGGTGATGAGAAGAGAGAAGGAGTAAAGGCGGACGTAGAGGGGTTTATATACATCTGCGCTGAGGCTTGTCACGTGTTCAGTGTCTCACATCCGCCATCTCCAAGTCCCGTATGTCTCAAAAATTTACATGCTTCAAAATACCATGAAGAGCGTCATGTATGCGCACTCACACATCACGTGCCCCTCCCGCTCCCCAGAGGTATATGAACCCCCCATTCTAGCCCTCTCCCTTCCTCTCTCTCTTCTAACACATTACTATCATAAACTTTCCATGCTTTCTCTAAAACTATAGGATTCTCAGATGATGTGGAGGAGAGACTTTCCCGCTTCCCAATCTTTTCTAAAAACGAACAATTTTCGGCTCGATGGAGTTCTGTCCCTTTCCAGCTTTCCTAAAACCAAGAATGGAAAATTTGCATGTTCCGCCACATACCTCCCCTTTTTAAAAATAATGTTGTTGTGTTGAAAACCCCGGTTAAAAATTAAGGAAAATGTCTGTATGTGACGGATTTTGAAAAAAAAATAAGATCAACAAATGTATGGTTCCGTTCCCGTGGGAGGTGCTCAAAAAACTACTAAAAGCGGTGATTCTACTTCGCATGTGTGCCACGTGAGACACCACCCTCTCCATCTACCAAAAACAGAAGAAAAGCGCGTCATGTGCTGTACGTGAGACACCCACACAACACATATATCATGCAATTCTTCGCGCGTTCATTTATAAAACACTGAGAAAGGAAAGATGAAGGTGAAATATGGGGCGAAGGTGCGGTCGGGCGGGAGATGGAAGTGGTATTTATACACCATGACTTCCACTCGGACAAGAATCATCTTCACCAGATATCACATGTCCAGCAAAGCCCACGGTCATGAAAAACAAGCAGTATGAACATAAGCGTACATTACATAGTTATCCTAAAACAGTTTTTTTCTGGTTGCATCTCCGAGTCCGTGATATCTTACATCTTACTTGGAAGAAACCCGTGCCTCGTGTTTTTCCCTTTCCTCATTGCCTTGCTAGTTTAGCGGTAGTCGTTGGCGTTGTACGTAGGCCTGTTGTTTTGgtatcctcctccaccgccaccaccaccaccaccaccaccgccgccgcgATATCCACCTCGTCCGCCTCTGCCGCCACGGCCACCTCTGTCGTCCCGTGGTGGGCGGTCGTTGTATGCGTTGTTGCCTTGgtatccgccgccgccaccacCTCCCCCACTTCGTCCAAGGATCTCATCAGCAGGGCGGTAGAACCGCTCATCCCTTAAGGAGCTGTTGTTGGGAGCTTGACGTGGTGGGGGTGCACCGTGATGCTGCGTGTTGCCCATCCAACCTCCCCGCTGTCCACCCTGGGGAGGGACAGGCGGGGGTCCGTAACCAGGAGCACTATGACCTTGCCAACCACCTAGGTTAGGTGGGGGTACCCATCCGGGGGGAGGTGGAGGGAAGAAGTTGCCGCCAGGAGGAGGAGCAAAATTGGCACCGGGGAATGGTGGTGGGAAGTTGTGTGGGGGTGGGGGACCGCCGTAACCTCCCTGGTTGCCATTGTATCCGCCACGGTTGTTATCCcagccaccaccaccagctCCACGGCCATTCTGGTAGCCTCCTCGACCTCCGCCGTTTTGGTTCTCGCGGCGATCGTTGTAgcctccacctccacctcctcgGCCACCACGGCCACGACCACGGAAACCACCGCGCTCATTGTTGCGGCGCACCGATTCGGCCTCGCCGGGTTGGAGAGCTGGCTTGGGGAGCTTGACGCCTTCGAGCAGGACAGACTTGTGGGCGCGGCTTGAGCTGATGCTTGGCATTTCGTAGTATACTCTGCATTGTTATTAGTAACGCACAAACACTTTCATTTCACAGGAACATACCTCATTGAACGGTCTTGGGTGATTTCAAAATCTGTTGTGCCGTCGGCGTCAAAAGGTGGCACAAGTTGACTGTCCATGACAAACAAATCATGCGGCTCAATGTCTCCATGGAGCGCACGACTCTTCGCAGGGTCGATCTTGTGCTTTTGTTGACCCTTGCGGTACAGTGCCTTTTCCACATCATCAAAGAGACCACTCTCTTGTGAGAACATGAGGGTCTCCTTTCCAAACTCGTTGCGCTTCCTCTCGTCGTCGGAAAGCTCTGGGTACTTGGTTGCCATGGCCTCCAGTAGTCGCTTTTCGTCGATGAAGGGCAGAACGGCAACACCCTGCCAGGCAAACTTCTTGCCGTTGAGATCGATGGGGAAGTCTTCAGGATAGAAGTCGACAATGGAGCTGTTGGGATCCTCCATGAGTACACGGAATGGCTCTGGGATGGCGTGGTTCGATGCGGCGGGCAAAACTCCCATCAATTGTTCATAAGGATGGAAGGGCACGCCTTTTTCAAACAGCTTACGGGGGTCCATGTCTTCGAGACCGACAAAGTCGGCGGCAAAAGGAGCGTAGTGGTGAGGGAAGTACCAAGTCCATGAGGGGCAGCCTTGCATATAGTAGGCCAACACCCAGCAGAGTCCCTCGGCGTACTGACGTGCGACCTTGTTGCGAAAAGCAATGTCGTTCGGCGCAACGTGAAACTTTTGCTCGTAGTAGCGCTCCTCATAACCATCTTCCCAAAGCATGATGGTGTCTTCTGGCGGACTATCGTCCTTCTTCGGAGGCTGAGCAGCCTGGGTCGGTGATTGAGGAACGACTGGGGTATTGCGGCCAGGTGTGCCGTTGTCGAGATCGTCCACCTCATCTAGCTTGCGCTTTCCAAGATGGACTGGTGTTTCCGTACCAGACGCAGATTCTGAAGCAGGCTCAGAGTCTGGTGTTGGCTCAGGCTCAGGCAGAGATGTGCCATCGGCCTTAGCCTTCAACATCTCCTTGAGGCGGGCTGCCGCGCTCTTGTTGGATTGACTATCACGAGAGTGCATAATGTCTTTGTGTACATCACGCACTTCCTTTGATTGCGCATCCTTGGGATCGAAGAACACGATACCTGCACTGGTGTAGGTGTCGGTAGTCTCCTTGGCGCGCTTGAACCCAGGCGCTGAAACGCCGTCGTTGTCTGTACGTTGACGCTTGTGCGCATTGCTCTGGGCTTCACGTCGAGCCCTATTTGCTGCCTGGCGATCGGCAACTTCCTTTCGCTTCTTGAAAATACCAGCCTCTCTGCTGGCAAGGGCGGACATGATTTGTTGTACACGGCGCATATCGGGGTAGCCGTCTTTGGTCACATAGTCATCCATCTCAGCAGCGAGATCGCGCCAGATGCTGATCAACAAGTCGATACCTTGATCTCGAATCTCAAGACTGGGCAAATGTGGCAGGAAATCGTTACCGACAAAGAAACACATAAAGACCCAGTCGTCGAGAGAGCGTTCTAAGTCATACTTGAATGTGCGTTTGGGCGTGTCCATTTCGACAGCCAGATACTCGCGCAGGACGTTGGTGTGCAACCAAATGTATGGTTTGAGTTGATGTTCAGATGTGGCCCACTCCTCAgcagcttcttcttcggtAAGCTTCTTCTCGTCTTCGGGAAATTCACAGTTTGTTCGAATATGTCCTTTGCGGCCACAACGAGTGCAGACCTTGTCCTTGCCTGAGTCGTAGAAGACATCTTCTCGAAGGACTTTGAAATGGGGCTCATGGGTAGCAAGACTCAACATGATCAAGTCGGCGTCCAAGCCGTAGATGACGTGCGAAGTGTTGGGGTCATGTGTGGGCATAGCGCGCTGCGAGCGAATGAAGTTCATAATCTTGTGTTCTCCTTCACCAGGCACAGATGCATCAGAGATGATGACTTTCATGTCCTTCCACGAGGGGTCGGTTGTGAACTTGTAAGCACACCAGTATTGAAGACTCTCGGCAAGAAGATGCATGAAAGGTGTACCGGGTGTAATTGCATTCGAGTCCCAAGTCTTCTCCACGACCTCCTCAAGCGTGTTGATGTCTTCGCCGCGACTTGCTTTTTGTGAGTTGAGTATCTTCTGGAACTCTGCACGTTCCTCATCCTTCTCTTTGGCTTCACGAGCGGCACGGAAACGTCGCGATCGCTGTTGGTTCATCTTGGCACGTGGCGCAACACCGTCGACGGCCATGTAGAGCAGCTTGCGAGGGCGGACCATGCCGACAACGCGGTCAGTGTATTCAAAGATGGCCATCATCATATCAGCCTCAGTTTTGGGCGCAGGCTTGTCTTCAGGATGCGAACAAGGATGTACAATGCCGTTCATATCGAGATATAGGTTGTCGAACTCTTCGCCATTTGGGTTGGGTCCGGTACGATCTACGGGTATGACGGCATCGCCGACCTTTTTTGGCAATTCTTCTTGCACGGTAGATACGATCTTTGGGTATTTCTGGCTGAGCCAGCGGAACATGGCGGGGACACCCATGATGGCGGTAGGCGCTCAGTGGCGCGCGCTGTGTAGGGTGTAGGGTCGGGTAGCTCGAAAACGGAAGCGGAAGGACGTGTGATGGTGCTCTGGGACTTGTAGTAATATCGCGATGATGCTTTCAAAGATACAAAGACAACAACGGCGCTGTGACAGTTGATGCGCCGGTCAGAGAaaagagactgcctacgggcAACAGATGGCGCTTCCTCCTCTTGCTTGCGCCTGCTGCGTTATTCAACGGCTGAGCGACGAGATTCAGCGTCGCAATCTCTTCCAGCGCGCCGTTAGCGAGTTGCACACGAAATCGATGGTGTTTGGTGAGAGAAGCAAGCTGGGACGAGCTGTGGAAACTTGAGCGACGCGCTCTTTGACAATCGCGGCCGACCATGTGGAGCCGGCGTTTAACCGAACAAACCCCTGTCAGAGCCGCAGTCCGTGCTCGGAATTATACGTGGAACTCTGGCTGGACAACTCAAGACTCTCTTTGGTCAGGAACGGGACACTGCGCATGCACCTGGAAAAGACACGCAACCTCAATGGGAGCTTGCTGTATATATCGCTGAGAACTCGGACCACGCCTGCCATGAAGTCATAGCCCACGAATTTCCAAGATGATGCGAGTTCTCGAGGCCAATGCGCCTCCCAAGCAGACAGCCACCGACACCATCAGCACCCTGAGTGGCAGACTGACGAGCGCAACCCTCCTCGAAGACCGCCGCGCTGCTATTCTCGGCCTCCGCAGCTTTGCAAAAGAATACCCAGCTTCGGTTGCATCTGGTGCTCTACGTGGGCTTATTGCTTCTCTCACGAAAGATGGAGAGGACGTGGACACGCTCAAGGTGGTGCTGGAGACACTGCTCATGCTCTTTCACCCAGACGAACAAAGTCCCGAAGCTTCAGAAGAAATAGAACTCTGGCTAGCAGATCAATTCTCACAAGTACGCGCCTCCCATTTTTATATCTGCTAGTGCTGAGCTTATGGTAGCGACAAGACAATATAACCCTCCTCGTCGACCTCCTAGAGAAGCCAGACTTCTACGCCCGTCTATACTCTTTGCAACTTATTCGCGCCATATCCCAAGCGCGACCCCAAAGAACCCAGGAATGCGTACTCACCGCGCCCGGAGGCATCGAACGCCTCGTAGATACCCTTGACGACCCCCGCGATGCCGTTCGCAACGAAGCCCTTGTCGTACTCACCGAATTGTCGCGAACATCTCCCGAACTACAGAAGCTCTTCGTCTTCGAGGATGCCTTTACTAAGGTCTTCAACATGATACATGCCGATGGCGGCCTCACACAGGGCGGTATGGTGGTGCAAGACTGTCTGAATCTATTGGCTGCCCTCATACGCTCCAATGTGTCGAATCAGACCAACATTAGGGAAATGGGACATGTTGCGCGGT from Pyrenophora tritici-repentis strain M4 chromosome 1, whole genome shotgun sequence encodes the following:
- a CDS encoding XRN1, 5'-3' exonuclease, translating into MGVPAMFRWLSQKYPKIVSTVQEELPKKVGDAVIPVDRTGPNPNGEEFDNLYLDMNGIVHPCSHPEDKPAPKTEADMMMAIFEYTDRVVGMVRPRKLLYMAVDGVAPRAKMNQQRSRRFRAAREAKEKDEERAEFQKILNSQKASRGEDINTLEEVVEKTWDSNAITPGTPFMHLLAESLQYWCAYKFTTDPSWKDMKVIISDASVPGEGEHKIMNFIRSQRAMPTHDPNTSHVIYGLDADLIMLSLATHEPHFKVLREDVFYDSGKDKVCTRCGRKGHIRTNCEFPEDEKKLTEEEAAEEWATSEHQLKPYIWLHTNVLREYLAVEMDTPKRTFKYDLERSLDDWVFMCFFVGNDFLPHLPSLEIRDQGIDLLISIWRDLAAEMDDYVTKDGYPDMRRVQQIMSALASREAGIFKKRKEVADRQAANRARREAQSNAHKRQRTDNDGVSAPGFKRAKETTDTYTSAGIVFFDPKDAQSKEVRDVHKDIMHSQSASGTETPVHLGKRKLDEVDDLDNGTPGRNTPVVPQSPTQAAQPPKKDDSPPEDTIMLWEDGYEERYYEQKFHVAPNDIAFRNKVARQYAEGLCWVLAYYMQGCPSWTWYFPHHYAPFAADFVGLEDMDPRKLFEKGVPFHPYEQLMGVLPAASNHAIPEPFRVLMEDPNSSIVDFYPEDFPIDLNGKKFAWQGVAVLPFIDEKRLLEAMATKYPELSDDERKRNEFGKETLMFSQESGLFDDVEKALYRKGQQKHKIDPAKSRALHGDIEPHDLFVMDSQLVPPFDADGTTDFEITQDRSMRVYYEMPSISSSRAHKSVLLEGVKLPKPALQPGEAESVRRNNERGYNDRRENQNGGGRGGYQNGRGAGGGGWDNNRGGYNGNQGGYGGPPPPHNFPPPFPGANFAPPPGGNFFPPPPPGWVPPPNLGGWQGHSAPGYGPPPVPPQGGQRGGWMGNTQHHAP